A DNA window from Flavisolibacter ginsenosidimutans contains the following coding sequences:
- a CDS encoding DUF7710 domain-containing protein, which yields MIESVWVFNGANANFSSGIFLDKSVADNWIKKNNLTGILTLYPLNKGVYDWAIEQGFFSPHTDAHFSPIFIQKFTSASQEHYHYVDGLLDN from the coding sequence ATGATTGAAAGTGTCTGGGTGTTTAATGGAGCTAATGCGAACTTCTCAAGTGGAATTTTTTTGGATAAATCCGTTGCTGATAACTGGATCAAGAAAAACAACCTTACTGGCATCTTAACATTGTATCCACTCAATAAGGGTGTTTATGATTGGGCCATTGAACAAGGGTTCTTTTCTCCCCACACAGATGCTCATTTCTCTCCAATATTTATTCAAAAATTTACATCAGCCAGTCAAGAACATTATCATTATGTCGATGGCCTGCTTGATAACTAA
- a CDS encoding glutathionylspermidine synthase family protein, giving the protein MQRIKINPRNNWQKAVEGLGFGFHTTNNPYWDESAYYSFEMDEILAIEKATAELWTMCLDAVQHVMDEGLYDKFAIPEWIIPYIERTWTEDHPAIYGRFDLCYKNGQIKLLEFNADTPTSLFEAGIVQWFWLQDFDKTQDQFNSVHEKLIDYWKYLKAYLNPGPLHFTCLKETLEDLTNAEYMRDCAIQAGLQTKLVFVDDIGWDSNANAFVDMENEPIKNIFKLYPWEWLLSDDFGKKILEDRNRAFWIEPAWKMILSNKAILPILWELYPAHPYLLPAYFEGDKLTNYVKKPILSREGANINIVRNNDLLQHTEGSYGKEGFIFQELFELPDFAGVYPVLGSWVIGQEPAGMGIREADSLITSNTSRFVPHLIVQ; this is encoded by the coding sequence ATGCAACGAATCAAAATAAACCCGCGAAACAACTGGCAAAAAGCCGTTGAAGGCCTTGGCTTTGGTTTTCACACCACCAATAATCCGTATTGGGATGAAAGCGCTTACTATTCATTTGAGATGGATGAAATCCTTGCCATTGAAAAAGCAACGGCGGAATTGTGGACAATGTGTTTGGATGCCGTGCAGCACGTGATGGACGAAGGTTTGTACGATAAGTTTGCCATTCCCGAATGGATCATTCCTTATATCGAACGCACATGGACGGAAGACCATCCCGCCATTTACGGACGCTTTGATTTGTGCTACAAGAACGGACAGATAAAACTGCTGGAGTTTAATGCCGACACGCCAACGAGTTTGTTTGAAGCCGGCATTGTGCAATGGTTTTGGTTGCAGGATTTCGACAAGACACAAGACCAGTTCAACAGCGTTCACGAAAAACTGATTGATTATTGGAAATACCTAAAGGCTTATCTCAATCCCGGCCCGCTGCATTTTACCTGTTTGAAAGAAACGCTGGAAGACCTGACCAACGCGGAGTATATGCGTGATTGTGCGATACAGGCCGGTTTGCAAACCAAACTTGTTTTTGTTGACGACATTGGCTGGGATTCAAACGCGAACGCGTTTGTGGACATGGAGAATGAACCCATCAAAAATATTTTCAAACTTTATCCGTGGGAGTGGTTGCTCAGCGATGATTTTGGAAAGAAAATTCTGGAAGATCGCAACCGTGCTTTTTGGATTGAACCTGCGTGGAAAATGATCTTGTCCAACAAAGCTATTTTGCCTATTCTTTGGGAACTCTATCCGGCTCATCCCTACTTGTTGCCTGCTTATTTTGAAGGCGACAAACTTACGAACTACGTGAAGAAACCCATCCTCAGCCGCGAAGGTGCCAACATTAACATCGTCCGCAATAACGACCTTCTTCAACACACCGAAGGCAGCTACGGCAAAGAAGGTTTTATTTTTCAAGAGTTGTTTGAACTGCCTGATTTCGCCGGTGTTTATCCTGTGCTTGGCAGTTGGGTCATTGGCCAGGAACCGGCCGGCATGGGCATTCGCGAAGCCGACAGCTTAATTACCAGCAACACCAGCCGCTTTGTTCCGCACCTGATTGTGCAGTGA
- a CDS encoding YdeI/OmpD-associated family protein, with protein sequence MLRFITVLKKFDKQGEKTGWTYIEISAKQAAQLNPGVKTSYRVKGRIDDYVVEKMALIPMGEGVFIMPLNATIRKGIKKQKGAEVEVWLELDTEPIQVNADFMECLRDEPAALKTFDALPKGHQNYFSKWIESAKTEPTKAKRIALAVNALSKGWGFPEMLRAQKKEKQQFGL encoded by the coding sequence ATGCTTCGTTTCATCACCGTTCTCAAAAAGTTTGACAAGCAGGGCGAGAAAACCGGCTGGACCTACATTGAAATCTCCGCAAAACAGGCAGCCCAGTTAAATCCCGGCGTAAAAACATCGTACCGGGTGAAAGGCCGGATAGATGATTATGTCGTTGAAAAAATGGCGCTTATTCCGATGGGCGAAGGCGTTTTTATTATGCCGCTGAATGCCACCATCCGCAAAGGCATTAAAAAGCAAAAAGGCGCTGAAGTAGAAGTGTGGTTAGAATTAGACACTGAGCCGATTCAAGTCAACGCGGACTTTATGGAATGCTTGCGCGACGAACCGGCAGCCTTGAAAACCTTTGACGCTTTGCCCAAAGGCCACCAGAATTATTTTTCCAAATGGATTGAAAGCGCCAAAACCGAACCCACCAAAGCGAAGCGAATTGCCTTGGCTGTGAATGCCCTTTCAAAAGGTTGGGGCTTTCCCGAAATGTTGCGGGCGCAGAAAAAAGAAAAACAGCAATTCGGTTTATGA
- a CDS encoding acylphosphatase, with protein sequence MPTIHLVIKGKVQGVFFRATAKDVAKALDLKGWVKNTPEGDVEVLATGDEDAIRQFIEWSKRGPDKALVSSVAVTSLNEKPFNDFRIIRG encoded by the coding sequence ATGCCAACGATTCATCTTGTTATAAAAGGAAAAGTGCAAGGCGTTTTTTTTAGGGCTACGGCCAAAGACGTTGCGAAAGCACTGGATTTAAAAGGCTGGGTGAAGAACACGCCGGAAGGCGACGTTGAAGTTCTTGCCACAGGCGATGAAGACGCCATCAGGCAGTTTATTGAATGGAGCAAACGCGGGCCCGATAAAGCCCTTGTTAGCAGCGTTGCCGTTACCTCGCTTAACGAAAAGCCCTTTAACGATTTCCGGATTATCCGGGGGTAA
- a CDS encoding MutS family DNA mismatch repair protein, giving the protein MRLGWLRLGVFVATILITYKVFTTYGAAGFLPAIIGLASLLYLVSIDVVNNAKIRNTRMLIQINEEELRALNHQFGNREEGHHFLPKEHAYAADIDLFGPASIFQWLNRCYTEQGQTLLAQNLLHAQATELVLLRQDALKELTPMLDWRQQAQAFAMQKKITLATENRIQHWAAEEEKHFRHRGWKFVVIAYSFVTLSSAVAAMAGYIPGTIFSGLFLIYLITSVILSRNTVKPYVQLAGIVKEIAALQNFLSWFEKPSFTTPHLQTLQRSIKPELTSASLAIKKLKAILDRFDLRVSIVGVLFFNPFLLWDVRQMMALNRWRKENKTFLPLWFKAIAEVELLHSFSTLHFNEPQWCFPNLVTNDFTIDGTAIGHPLLPDAQRITNDFALKGKAKIDLITGSNMAGKSTFLRSLGVNVVLAQTGAPVCARSFTLSPVQLMSSMRIADNLAENTSTFYAELKKLRTVIEAVKTHEPLFILLDEILRGTNSFDRHKGSAALIQQLIKEDAVAVIATHDVELAQLEERYSSSVENYHFDVEVEGEELYFDYKLKPGVCRSINASLLMKKIGIEMTE; this is encoded by the coding sequence ATGCGGCTCGGTTGGCTGCGGCTTGGCGTTTTTGTTGCAACAATTTTAATCACGTATAAAGTTTTTACAACCTACGGTGCGGCTGGTTTTCTTCCGGCAATCATTGGCTTGGCATCGCTTCTTTATTTGGTTTCGATTGACGTTGTTAACAACGCAAAAATCCGGAACACAAGAATGCTTATACAGATAAATGAAGAAGAGTTAAGAGCACTCAATCATCAATTTGGAAACAGAGAGGAGGGCCATCATTTTCTTCCAAAGGAACATGCTTATGCGGCCGATATTGACCTGTTTGGTCCCGCTTCAATCTTTCAATGGCTAAACCGTTGTTACACCGAGCAAGGACAAACATTGTTGGCGCAAAATCTCCTTCACGCACAGGCAACAGAACTTGTTTTGTTGCGGCAAGATGCGCTAAAAGAATTAACACCCATGCTCGACTGGCGGCAACAAGCGCAGGCATTCGCCATGCAAAAAAAAATTACGCTGGCTACCGAAAACAGGATTCAACACTGGGCAGCAGAAGAAGAAAAACATTTTCGCCATCGTGGTTGGAAGTTTGTCGTCATTGCTTACAGTTTCGTCACGCTTTCATCGGCCGTTGCGGCTATGGCGGGCTACATTCCGGGAACGATTTTCTCCGGCTTGTTTCTCATCTACTTAATTACTTCGGTTATTTTAAGCCGCAACACCGTAAAGCCTTACGTGCAGTTGGCCGGCATTGTAAAAGAAATAGCGGCGCTGCAAAATTTTCTTTCCTGGTTTGAAAAACCTTCGTTTACTACACCGCATTTGCAAACCTTGCAAAGAAGCATAAAGCCAGAACTTACTTCTGCAAGTCTTGCCATAAAAAAGTTGAAAGCCATTCTTGATCGTTTTGACCTGCGTGTAAGCATTGTGGGTGTTTTGTTCTTCAATCCGTTTTTGTTGTGGGACGTACGGCAAATGATGGCCTTAAACCGCTGGCGAAAAGAAAACAAAACCTTTCTTCCGCTTTGGTTCAAGGCCATCGCGGAAGTTGAACTGCTACACAGTTTCAGTACGCTTCATTTTAACGAGCCGCAATGGTGCTTTCCAAATCTTGTGACGAATGATTTTACGATTGATGGAACGGCCATTGGTCATCCCCTCTTACCCGACGCACAAAGAATAACAAACGATTTTGCGCTGAAAGGCAAAGCAAAAATTGATTTGATAACCGGTTCCAACATGGCGGGCAAAAGCACTTTCCTGCGCAGCCTCGGCGTGAACGTTGTGCTGGCGCAAACGGGTGCGCCGGTATGTGCCCGTTCGTTCACACTTTCGCCCGTGCAACTCATGAGCAGCATGCGCATTGCAGATAATTTGGCCGAGAACACATCAACGTTTTATGCCGAATTAAAGAAGTTGCGAACCGTTATTGAAGCCGTCAAAACGCACGAGCCGCTTTTTATTTTGCTGGACGAAATTTTGCGCGGCACCAATTCCTTTGACCGGCACAAAGGCTCGGCGGCGCTTATCCAGCAATTGATAAAAGAAGATGCCGTTGCCGTTATTGCCACACACGATGTAGAACTTGCCCAACTCGAAGAACGCTATTCTTCGTCCGTTGAAAATTATCATTTTGACGTAGAGGTGGAAGGCGAAGAACTTTACTTTGATTACAAGCTAAAGCCGGGTGTTTGCCGGAGCATCAATGCTTCGCTGCTCATGAAAAAAATCGGCATTGAAATGACCGAATAA